In one window of Methanosarcina vacuolata Z-761 DNA:
- a CDS encoding HD domain-containing protein gives MDLIEKTREFVATFLEGEPSSHDMSHINRVEALCLEIQKEEGGDPLVLQLAALLHDVGVIKEHEEGGDHAVYSADIASEFLSRTGLGKEVIEAVTSCIRTHRFSAGEKPDSLEARILQDADRIDALGAVGIFRAVLSMGALRMLKHTTGMDKGSSKRTVYIEDPIEGFNEYMQYKPFTIPEKLNTDAAKKIAEERLKIMRLYLEALNLEAGIDERGL, from the coding sequence ATGGACCTGATAGAAAAAACGAGGGAATTTGTAGCCACTTTTCTTGAAGGTGAGCCCAGTTCCCACGATATGTCCCATATAAACCGGGTAGAAGCCCTTTGCCTGGAAATCCAGAAGGAAGAAGGGGGAGACCCTCTCGTACTTCAGCTTGCAGCTCTCCTCCATGATGTCGGCGTAATTAAGGAACATGAAGAAGGCGGGGACCATGCCGTATACAGTGCCGATATCGCCTCTGAATTTCTTTCGAGAACAGGGCTTGGAAAAGAGGTTATTGAAGCTGTTACCAGTTGTATCCGGACACACCGCTTCAGCGCAGGGGAAAAGCCGGATAGTCTCGAAGCTCGAATTTTGCAGGACGCCGACCGGATTGATGCCCTTGGAGCAGTGGGGATTTTCAGGGCTGTTCTTTCGATGGGAGCTCTCAGGATGTTAAAGCACACAACTGGGATGGATAAGGGAAGTTCAAAAAGAACCGTGTACATCGAAGACCCTATTGAAGGCTTTAATGAATATATGCAGTACAAACCTTTCACCATTCCTGAAAAATTGAATACCGATGCTGCAAAAAAGATTGCCGAGGAAAGGCTGAAAATCATGCGCCTTTACCTCGAAGCACTGAACCTAGAGGCCGGAATTGACGAAAGAGGGCTCTAA
- a CDS encoding 4-phosphopantoate--beta-alanine ligase: MTEIPKDHPRYESLLAREKVAAGVKMGMTSIQGLISQGRGESFDYLIGERSTKSALYAERAAVAALLLAKNPVISVNGNAAALAPDKIVSLADVTGAKLEVNLFHRTETRVHLIIEQLKANGASEVLGKNPDASLELSHARRLVESRGIYSADVVLVPLEDGDRCEKLVEMGKTVIAIDLNPLSRTSKMSTISIVDNLTRALENMIKFGVELKKERNEELVKLITTYDNKKTLIEAISEIQEYLKAMAVELEQ, from the coding sequence ATGACCGAGATACCCAAAGACCACCCGAGGTATGAGTCCCTGCTAGCCCGTGAAAAGGTTGCAGCCGGGGTAAAAATGGGAATGACAAGCATTCAGGGTTTGATTTCTCAGGGAAGAGGCGAAAGCTTTGATTACCTTATAGGCGAGCGAAGCACCAAGTCTGCCCTGTATGCTGAAAGAGCGGCAGTTGCTGCTCTGCTACTGGCAAAAAATCCTGTAATTTCCGTAAACGGCAATGCTGCAGCTCTCGCTCCTGATAAAATTGTTTCCCTTGCAGATGTAACAGGAGCAAAGCTCGAGGTCAATCTTTTTCACAGGACCGAAACAAGGGTCCACCTTATAATAGAACAACTCAAAGCCAACGGGGCTTCCGAGGTGCTCGGGAAAAATCCGGATGCAAGCCTTGAACTATCTCATGCCAGGCGGCTGGTAGAAAGCCGGGGGATATATTCTGCAGACGTAGTTCTTGTCCCGCTGGAAGACGGAGACCGGTGTGAGAAACTTGTAGAAATGGGAAAAACGGTCATAGCTATTGACCTGAACCCTCTCTCACGGACTTCAAAGATGTCTACAATCTCGATAGTTGACAACCTTACCCGTGCACTAGAAAACATGATCAAGTTCGGAGTGGAACTGAAAAAGGAGAGAAATGAAGAACTTGTGAAATTAATCACGACTTATGATAATAAAAAAACCCTCATAGAGGCGATTTCTGAAATCCAGGAATACCTTAAAGCTATGGCTGTAGAATTGGAACAATGA
- a CDS encoding pantoate kinase, which produces MYTYESEGADIQAKAYAPGHITGFFQIHEHENPHRKGSTGCGIVLNGGVTTEVKIGRSVEKTEIFLNGKRVEGRTTRTVAEMMTELPVRIRSWSEIPTGCGFGASGAGALGTAYALNSALSLDQTVKSLTEYAHVAEVINCSGLGDIAAQSSGGVVIRLQPGGPEFGLVDRIPTSEARVFCIVLGEISTGSVLRDEAAASRINSAGKEAMSELLKKPTLENFMQQSKVFASKADLMSSKAKDVIEAANANGGLASQAMLGDTVFAIAPYSEQFRLYEALQEFGVVLEYGISTCVPKLMNE; this is translated from the coding sequence ATGTATACATATGAGAGTGAAGGAGCAGACATTCAGGCAAAAGCCTATGCTCCGGGACACATCACAGGTTTTTTCCAGATCCACGAGCATGAAAACCCTCATCGTAAGGGTTCTACAGGCTGCGGAATCGTCCTGAATGGAGGCGTAACCACCGAAGTAAAGATCGGGAGATCTGTGGAAAAAACCGAAATTTTCCTTAATGGAAAGAGAGTTGAAGGCAGAACTACTCGGACTGTCGCAGAGATGATGACGGAACTGCCTGTAAGAATAAGGAGCTGGTCAGAAATCCCAACCGGATGCGGATTTGGAGCTTCAGGTGCAGGAGCTCTAGGGACAGCCTATGCCCTGAATAGTGCACTTTCCCTGGATCAGACCGTAAAAAGTCTGACTGAATATGCCCATGTGGCTGAGGTCATCAATTGCAGCGGACTTGGCGATATTGCTGCCCAGTCAAGCGGTGGAGTCGTGATCAGACTGCAGCCGGGTGGACCCGAGTTTGGGCTTGTGGACAGAATTCCGACTTCCGAAGCCAGGGTTTTTTGTATTGTGCTTGGCGAGATCTCTACCGGTTCGGTCCTGAGAGATGAAGCTGCAGCCTCAAGAATTAACAGCGCGGGAAAAGAAGCTATGTCCGAGCTGCTTAAAAAGCCCACTCTTGAGAACTTCATGCAGCAGTCAAAAGTGTTTGCCAGTAAAGCAGACCTTATGAGCAGCAAGGCAAAAGATGTGATCGAAGCTGCAAACGCAAATGGTGGGCTAGCTTCCCAGGCAATGCTTGGGGATACGGTTTTCGCAATTGCCCCTTACTCCGAACAGTTCCGTCTCTACGAAGCCCTCCAGGAATTCGGGGTGGTGCTGGAATACGGCATAAGCACCTGTGTGCCGAAGCTGATGAACGAATGA
- the coaBC gene encoding bifunctional phosphopantothenoylcysteine decarboxylase/phosphopantothenate--cysteine ligase CoaBC: MDKEDKQKATRSRAEKFHPTLWIQGQKSSFLAGKTIVLGVTGSIGAVRVVELARELIRNGAEVHAVMTEAATHILHPDALHYATGNPAITELGGRVEHVEFCGLKGRADLLLIAPATANTIGKIAYGIDDTPVTSFATTALGSGVPVMVVPAMHESMFRHPAVAENLVKLKSWGISIVGPRLEEGIAKIAANEEIVLEVERALGNKTLENRKIIITSGSTAESLDPIRILTNRASGKTGRELALEAYRNGADVTLVHRDKLGFAGIREIFAESAADMTDAVLSELEKGYDVLISSAAIADYTVNPSPEKIKSGGELTLKLNPTRKLIKECRQRYPDLVIIGFKAETGIEKDELLRRAASALKTSKLDLIAANDVAKGGMGTEENELYLLGREKNEPGHVSGNKRKLAAFILEEVADLLK, translated from the coding sequence ATGGATAAAGAAGATAAGCAAAAGGCCACCAGGTCCAGAGCCGAAAAGTTCCATCCCACACTCTGGATCCAGGGGCAAAAGAGCTCTTTCCTTGCCGGAAAAACCATAGTTCTTGGCGTTACGGGAAGCATTGGAGCAGTCAGGGTAGTTGAACTTGCAAGAGAGCTAATCAGAAACGGGGCTGAGGTCCATGCTGTTATGACAGAGGCTGCTACACATATCCTGCACCCTGATGCCCTGCACTATGCTACCGGAAATCCAGCAATTACCGAACTTGGAGGCAGGGTTGAGCATGTGGAGTTCTGCGGGCTTAAAGGCAGGGCCGACCTTCTCCTTATAGCTCCTGCAACCGCAAACACCATAGGAAAAATCGCATACGGGATAGATGATACCCCTGTTACCTCGTTTGCAACAACTGCCCTTGGCTCGGGTGTGCCTGTGATGGTTGTTCCTGCAATGCACGAATCAATGTTCAGGCACCCTGCTGTAGCTGAGAATCTGGTAAAATTGAAAAGCTGGGGAATCTCTATTGTAGGCCCCAGACTTGAAGAAGGAATCGCAAAAATTGCGGCAAATGAGGAAATCGTGCTCGAGGTAGAAAGAGCTCTCGGAAATAAAACCCTCGAAAACCGAAAGATAATTATCACAAGCGGTTCTACTGCCGAAAGCCTGGACCCCATCAGAATTCTCACAAACCGGGCTTCGGGTAAAACTGGCAGGGAACTTGCTCTTGAAGCTTATCGCAATGGAGCCGATGTCACCCTGGTCCATAGGGACAAACTTGGGTTTGCAGGGATCAGGGAAATTTTTGCAGAAAGCGCCGCCGACATGACTGATGCTGTCCTCTCGGAACTTGAAAAAGGATACGATGTCCTTATCAGTTCAGCAGCAATTGCAGATTATACAGTTAATCCTTCTCCCGAAAAGATAAAATCGGGAGGAGAACTTACCTTGAAACTGAATCCCACCCGCAAATTGATTAAAGAATGCCGTCAAAGGTATCCTGACCTCGTGATTATAGGTTTCAAAGCTGAGACCGGAATTGAAAAAGACGAACTCCTTAGAAGGGCAGCTTCAGCCCTTAAAACTTCAAAACTGGACCTGATTGCAGCAAACGACGTCGCAAAAGGCGGAATGGGTACTGAAGAGAATGAACTGTACCTGCTTGGACGGGAAAAAAACGAACCAGGGCACGTAAGTGGGAACAAACGCAAACTTGCAGCCTTTATCCTTGAAGAGGTAGCCGATCTGTTAAAGTAA
- a CDS encoding Vms1/Ankzf1 family peptidyl-tRNA hydrolase, with translation MQSAKNQLEKKDILARQAVSDRQEAEALLNQERIRTRTISHELETIRAESQSKLKFRGIETLSLQAIQAYLSKLKSFHAPADDLLTAYLPSGTRLSGVISEKVLERVEEENLTLLDRLETETGIVLFYDIHRMICEAIAPSFPVTSSSWQLGDSFEVSLLEEILNKDYRMLVLVLHAGESFIGFAPDARVFDTEELIRSSVKEKHSKGGFSQRRFERLREEDIAHHMDKVIEALDRVLEENKLIDCVILSGDFQLIGEIRKRLPFNLEIIEKPSDIRVEKSGGEEILRTVLSSRRYLL, from the coding sequence TTGCAGAGTGCAAAAAACCAGCTTGAAAAGAAAGATATTCTTGCAAGGCAGGCAGTTTCGGACAGGCAGGAAGCTGAGGCTCTTTTAAACCAGGAACGTATTCGCACCCGGACTATTTCTCACGAACTCGAAACAATCAGAGCTGAGTCCCAGAGTAAACTGAAATTTCGCGGAATTGAAACCCTGAGCCTGCAAGCTATTCAGGCTTACCTCTCCAAGCTCAAGTCCTTCCACGCCCCTGCAGACGACCTGCTGACCGCTTACCTGCCCTCCGGTACCCGACTCTCAGGTGTGATAAGTGAAAAAGTTCTTGAACGCGTGGAAGAGGAAAACCTTACCCTTCTTGACAGGCTTGAGACTGAGACCGGCATTGTACTTTTTTATGATATTCACCGAATGATCTGCGAAGCTATAGCTCCTTCTTTTCCAGTTACTTCCTCCTCCTGGCAGCTTGGGGACAGTTTTGAGGTTTCTTTGCTTGAAGAGATCTTAAATAAGGACTACAGGATGCTTGTCCTTGTCCTGCACGCCGGCGAATCCTTCATAGGTTTTGCTCCCGATGCTCGGGTTTTCGATACCGAGGAGCTTATCCGCAGCAGCGTAAAAGAGAAGCACAGTAAAGGAGGCTTTAGCCAGCGCCGTTTCGAACGCCTCAGGGAAGAGGATATCGCACACCACATGGATAAGGTTATCGAGGCTCTTGATAGGGTTCTTGAAGAAAACAAGCTTATCGACTGCGTTATTCTAAGCGGAGATTTTCAGCTAATTGGGGAAATTCGAAAACGCCTTCCTTTCAATCTTGAGATAATTGAAAAGCCGTCTGACATCAGGGTCGAGAAATCAGGCGGTGAAGAGATTCTCAGGACGGTCTTGAGCTCCAGAAGATATCTGCTTTGA
- a CDS encoding 2-oxoacid:ferredoxin oxidoreductase subunit beta yields MPTSEDYKGQVPAWCPGCGNFNILSTVEEALVELGIEPWEVLMVSGIGQSGKLPHYTKCHTFNGLHGRTLPVATAAKLANHSLHVIAVAGDGDCYGEGGNHFLHTIRRNPNITLLVHDNQIYGLTKGQASPTTAQGTRTKIQPYGVLEEPLNPLALAISQDCSFVARGFAGDKAYLKELMKAAISHKGFALLDILQPCVTFNKINTFKWYRDRVYKLEEEYDPHNRLKAFERSLEWGDRIPNGIFYKNERETLEEGIPTIQEEPLVRQKFSIEDVKHEIEKFY; encoded by the coding sequence ATGCCTACATCTGAAGATTATAAGGGCCAGGTTCCTGCCTGGTGTCCAGGGTGCGGAAATTTCAATATCCTTTCGACTGTCGAAGAGGCACTTGTAGAACTTGGCATTGAGCCCTGGGAAGTGCTTATGGTTTCAGGGATAGGACAGTCTGGAAAACTACCCCATTATACTAAGTGCCACACATTTAATGGGCTTCATGGAAGGACCCTGCCCGTAGCTACGGCTGCAAAACTTGCCAATCACTCTTTGCACGTAATAGCAGTTGCAGGGGATGGGGACTGTTATGGAGAAGGCGGAAACCATTTCCTTCACACAATTCGCCGCAACCCGAATATTACCCTGCTAGTGCACGACAACCAGATTTACGGACTGACAAAAGGGCAGGCTTCTCCTACCACAGCTCAGGGAACTCGCACCAAAATCCAGCCTTATGGTGTCCTTGAAGAGCCGTTGAACCCACTTGCTCTGGCAATATCTCAGGACTGCAGTTTCGTAGCCAGAGGTTTTGCAGGAGATAAGGCTTATCTGAAAGAGCTCATGAAGGCTGCTATATCACACAAAGGTTTTGCTCTTCTTGATATCCTTCAGCCCTGTGTTACCTTTAATAAGATAAACACTTTTAAGTGGTATCGGGACAGGGTGTATAAACTCGAAGAAGAATATGACCCACATAACCGCTTAAAAGCGTTCGAAAGGTCTCTGGAATGGGGAGATAGGATTCCTAACGGCATTTTCTATAAAAATGAAAGAGAAACGCTTGAAGAAGGAATACCGACGATTCAGGAAGAGCCTCTTGTCAGACAAAAATTCTCTATTGAGGACGTAAAGCACGAAATTGAAAAATTTTATTAA